A window of Pan paniscus chromosome 10, NHGRI_mPanPan1-v2.0_pri, whole genome shotgun sequence contains these coding sequences:
- the ITFG2 gene encoding KICSTOR complex protein ITFG2 isoform X8, which produces MRSVSYVQRVALEFSGSLFPHAICLGDVDNDTLNELVVGDTSGKVSVYKNDDSRPWLSCSCQGMLTCVGVGDVCNKGKNLLVAVSAEGWFHLFDLTPAKVLDASGHHETLIGEEQRPVFKQHIPANTKVMLISDIDGDGCRELVVGYTDRVVRAFRWEELGEGPEHLTGQLVSLKKWMLEGQVDSLSVTLGPLGLPELMVSQPGCAYAILLCTWKQDTGSPPASEGPTDGSRETPAARDVVLHQTSGRIHNKNVSTHLIGNIKQGHGTESSGSGLFALCTLDGTLKLMEEMEEADKLLWSVQVDHQLFALEKLDVTGNGHEEVVACAWDGQTYIIDHNRTVVRFQVDENIRAFCAGLYACKEGHNSPCLVYVTFNQKIYVYWEVQLERMESTNLVKLLETKPEYHSLLQELGVDPRTLAQRWGIVRTSLGTPRAAGTESLGLCPTPKRKVRCGGSRL; this is translated from the exons TTAAATGAACTGGTGGTGGGAGACACCAGCGGGAAGGTGTCTGTGTATAAAAATGATGACAGTCGGCCATGGCTCTCCTGTTCCTGCCAGGGAATG CTGACTTGCGTTGGGGTTGGAGACGTATGTAATAAAGGAAAG AACCTGTTGGTGGCAGTGAGTGCTGAAGGCTGGTTTCATTTGTTTGACCTGACACCTGCCAAGGTGTTGGATGCTTCTGGGCACCACGAGACACTAATCGGAGAGGAGCAGCGTCCAGTCTTCAAGCAGCACATCCCCGCCAACACCAAGGTCATGCTGATCAGCGACATCG ATGGAGATGGGTGTCGTGAGCTGGTGGTGGGCTACACAGACCGTGTGGTGCGAGCTTTCCGCTGGGAGGAGCTAGGTGAGGGTCCTGAACATCTGACAGGGCAGCTGGTGTCCCTCAAGAAATGGATGCTGGAGGGTCAG GTGGACAGCCTCTCAGTGACTCTGGGGCCACTGGGTCTTCCTGAACTGATGGTGTCTCAGCCAGGCTGTGCGTATGCAATTCTACTGTGTACCTGGAAACAGGACACTGGATCCCCTCCTGCCTCTGAAGGGCCCACGGATGGCAGTAG GGAGACCCCAGCTGCCCGAGACGTGGTGCTGCACCAGACATCTGGCCGTATCCACAACAAGAATGTCTCCACTCACCTAATTGGCAACATCAAACAAG GCCACGGCACTGAGAGTAGTGGCTCTGGCCTCTTTGCCCTGTGCACCCTGGATG GGACACTGAAGCTCatggaagaaatggaagaagCAGACAAGCTGCTGTGGTCagtgcaggtggatcaccagctCTTTGCCCTGGAGAAATTGGATGTCACC GGCAACGGGCATGAGGAGGTAGTTGCTTGCGCCTGGGATGGACAGACATATATCATTGATCACAACCGCACCGTCGTCCGCTTCCAAGTGGATGAAAATATCCGTGCCTTCTGTGCAG GCCTGTACGCCTGCAAAGAGGGCCACAACAGCCCCTGCCTCGTATATGTCACTTTCAACCAGAAGATCTATGTGTACTGGGAGGTGCAGCTGGAGCGGATGGAGTCTACCAATCTGGTGAAACTGCTGGAGACCAAGCCGGAGTACCACAGCCTGCTGCAGGAGCTGGGCGTGG ATCCGAGGACACTGGCACAGAGATGGGGGATAGTCAGAACATCTCTGGGAACTCCTCGTGCTGCAGGGACTGAAAGTCTCGGCCTTTGCCCCACCCCGAAGAGAAAGGTGAG
- the ITFG2 gene encoding KICSTOR complex protein ITFG2 isoform X9 gives MRSVSYVQRVALEFSGSLFPHAICLGDVDNDTLNELVVGDTSGKVSVYKNDDSRPWLSCSCQGMLTCVGVGDVCNKGKNLLVAVSAEGWFHLFDLTPAKVLDASGHHETLIGEEQRPVFKQHIPANTKVMLISDIDGDGCRELVVGYTDRVVRAFRWEELGEGPEHLTGQLVSLKKWMLEGQVDSLSVTLGPLGLPELMVSQPGCAYAILLCTWKQDTGSPPASEGPTDGSRETPAARDVVLHQTSGRIHNKNVSTHLIGNIKQGHGTESSGSGLFALCTLDGTLKLMEEMEEADKLLWSVQVDHQLFALEKLDVTGNGHEEVVACAWDGQTYIIDHNRTVVRFQVDENIRAFCAGLYACKEGHNSPCLVYVTFNQKIYVYWEVQLERMESTNLVKLLETKPEYHSLLQELGVDPDDLPVTRALLHQTLYHPDQPPQCAPSSLQDPT, from the exons TTAAATGAACTGGTGGTGGGAGACACCAGCGGGAAGGTGTCTGTGTATAAAAATGATGACAGTCGGCCATGGCTCTCCTGTTCCTGCCAGGGAATG CTGACTTGCGTTGGGGTTGGAGACGTATGTAATAAAGGAAAG AACCTGTTGGTGGCAGTGAGTGCTGAAGGCTGGTTTCATTTGTTTGACCTGACACCTGCCAAGGTGTTGGATGCTTCTGGGCACCACGAGACACTAATCGGAGAGGAGCAGCGTCCAGTCTTCAAGCAGCACATCCCCGCCAACACCAAGGTCATGCTGATCAGCGACATCG ATGGAGATGGGTGTCGTGAGCTGGTGGTGGGCTACACAGACCGTGTGGTGCGAGCTTTCCGCTGGGAGGAGCTAGGTGAGGGTCCTGAACATCTGACAGGGCAGCTGGTGTCCCTCAAGAAATGGATGCTGGAGGGTCAG GTGGACAGCCTCTCAGTGACTCTGGGGCCACTGGGTCTTCCTGAACTGATGGTGTCTCAGCCAGGCTGTGCGTATGCAATTCTACTGTGTACCTGGAAACAGGACACTGGATCCCCTCCTGCCTCTGAAGGGCCCACGGATGGCAGTAG GGAGACCCCAGCTGCCCGAGACGTGGTGCTGCACCAGACATCTGGCCGTATCCACAACAAGAATGTCTCCACTCACCTAATTGGCAACATCAAACAAG GCCACGGCACTGAGAGTAGTGGCTCTGGCCTCTTTGCCCTGTGCACCCTGGATG GGACACTGAAGCTCatggaagaaatggaagaagCAGACAAGCTGCTGTGGTCagtgcaggtggatcaccagctCTTTGCCCTGGAGAAATTGGATGTCACC GGCAACGGGCATGAGGAGGTAGTTGCTTGCGCCTGGGATGGACAGACATATATCATTGATCACAACCGCACCGTCGTCCGCTTCCAAGTGGATGAAAATATCCGTGCCTTCTGTGCAG GCCTGTACGCCTGCAAAGAGGGCCACAACAGCCCCTGCCTCGTATATGTCACTTTCAACCAGAAGATCTATGTGTACTGGGAGGTGCAGCTGGAGCGGATGGAGTCTACCAATCTGGTGAAACTGCTGGAGACCAAGCCGGAGTACCACAGCCTGCTGCAGGAGCTGGGCGTGG ATCCTGACGACCTCCCTGTGACTCGTGCCCTGCTTCACCAAACGCTCTACCATCCAGACCAGCCACCACAGTGTGCTCCCTCAAGCCTCCAGGATCCCACCTAG